The [Pseudomonas] carboxydohydrogena genome includes a window with the following:
- a CDS encoding c-type cytochrome produces MRTSRLKLAGAAIVVLAAATAADAQPKYGFGKVATPAEIAAWNIDIDRDGKALPPGKGSVAQGHEVFAAQCASCHGEKGEGGLGDKLVGGQGTLATPKPVKTVGSFWPYAPTLFDYIRRAMPLNAPQSLTNDEVYAVSAYVLNLNGLVPDNATLDARSLAAVKMPNRDGFVQDPRPDAHNKACMSNC; encoded by the coding sequence ATGCGAACGTCAAGGCTTAAGCTGGCAGGCGCCGCGATTGTTGTTCTCGCCGCCGCGACGGCCGCCGATGCGCAGCCGAAATACGGTTTCGGGAAAGTCGCGACTCCGGCGGAAATCGCCGCCTGGAATATCGACATCGACCGCGACGGAAAGGCCTTGCCGCCGGGGAAGGGCAGCGTCGCGCAGGGGCACGAGGTGTTTGCGGCCCAGTGCGCGTCATGCCACGGCGAGAAGGGCGAGGGTGGCCTCGGCGACAAACTCGTCGGCGGGCAGGGCACGCTCGCCACGCCGAAGCCGGTGAAGACGGTCGGCAGCTTCTGGCCCTACGCGCCGACGCTGTTCGACTATATCCGCCGGGCGATGCCGCTGAATGCGCCGCAGTCCCTGACCAACGACGAGGTCTATGCGGTGTCGGCCTACGTTCTCAATCTGAACGGTCTGGTGCCGGACAACGCGACGCTCGACGCCAGGTCGCTCGCTGCTGTGAAGATGCCAAACCGCGACGGGTTCGTTCAGGACCCGCGCCCGGATGCGCATAACAAGGCATGCATGAGCAACTGCTAG
- the soxC gene encoding sulfite dehydrogenase, with protein MTSRQKDSGRASAATRRQFIGAGSAMLGGAAIAAASGGKAAALDPAGDPNGPPNIPEWMKVPGADTGGQLYGTPSPFEKKVIRNVPKNLKQYTSASTRTPLQELDGIITPNGVFYERHHGGIPEIDPAQHRLMIHGLVERPTIFTMDQIRRYPSVSRIHFLECSGNPGFEAIYGKTASDLVGLTSCAEWTGVPLKTVLDDVGLKPDAKWIVAEGADAAALTRSIPIEKCLEDAMLVYSQNGERLRPAQGYPLRVFLPGFEGNMSVKWVRRLHVTNEPAYSREETSKYTDSMPDGTARQFTFYMEAKSIITRPSGTQKIEKGFNEITGIAWTGHGKIAKVDITTDGGKTWQSATLQEPIFTRALTRFRFPWVWDGKPTVIMSRATDETGYVQPSFAELKAVRGLKSFYHNNAMQPWSIAESGEVSNANVKA; from the coding sequence GTGACATCACGACAGAAGGATTCCGGCCGCGCGTCTGCGGCGACGCGGCGACAGTTTATCGGCGCGGGCTCGGCGATGCTGGGCGGCGCGGCGATTGCGGCGGCGAGTGGAGGCAAGGCGGCCGCGCTCGATCCGGCGGGCGATCCGAACGGGCCGCCGAACATCCCGGAATGGATGAAGGTGCCCGGCGCGGACACCGGTGGCCAGCTTTACGGCACGCCGTCGCCTTTCGAGAAGAAGGTCATCCGCAACGTCCCAAAAAACCTGAAGCAGTACACATCGGCCTCGACCCGCACGCCCTTGCAGGAGCTCGACGGCATCATCACGCCGAACGGCGTGTTCTACGAGCGCCATCATGGCGGCATCCCGGAGATCGATCCGGCGCAGCACCGGCTGATGATTCACGGCCTCGTGGAAAGGCCGACGATCTTCACCATGGATCAGATCCGGCGCTATCCGTCCGTGTCCCGCATCCACTTCCTCGAATGTTCGGGCAATCCGGGGTTCGAGGCGATCTACGGCAAGACGGCGTCGGATCTCGTTGGACTGACGAGTTGTGCCGAATGGACCGGCGTTCCGCTGAAGACGGTTCTGGATGATGTCGGTCTGAAGCCGGACGCAAAATGGATCGTCGCGGAGGGCGCGGATGCGGCGGCGCTGACCCGCAGCATTCCGATCGAGAAATGCCTCGAGGATGCCATGCTGGTCTACAGCCAGAATGGCGAGCGGCTGCGCCCCGCGCAGGGTTATCCGCTGCGCGTTTTCCTGCCGGGTTTTGAAGGCAACATGAGTGTCAAGTGGGTGCGCCGCCTGCATGTCACGAACGAGCCAGCCTATTCCCGCGAGGAGACGTCGAAATATACCGACTCCATGCCGGACGGCACGGCGCGGCAGTTCACTTTCTATATGGAAGCGAAGTCGATCATCACGCGTCCATCAGGCACGCAGAAGATCGAAAAAGGCTTCAACGAGATCACCGGCATCGCATGGACCGGCCACGGCAAGATCGCCAAGGTCGATATCACCACCGATGGCGGCAAGACCTGGCAGTCGGCGACACTCCAGGAGCCGATATTCACCCGCGCTTTGACGCGTTTCCGCTTCCCCTGGGTGTGGGACGGCAAGCCTACAGTCATCATGAGCCGCGCGACCGACGAGACCGGCTATGTGCAGCCGAGCTTCGCGGAGTTGAAAGCGGTGCGCGGCTTGAAGTCGTTCTATCACAACAATGCGATGCAGCCGTGGTCGATCGCGGAGAGCGGGGAGGTCAGCAATGCGAACGTCAAGGCTTAA
- a CDS encoding c-type cytochrome, with product MSMHKKTLLLIAGVVLMLSGSAQAQSIIDHYGFGKQATDQDIARYFSIPPSGRGLPAGSGTAKAGATVFADNCAICHGDKLEGNPAKGIGGDKLLGGRGSLATKTPVKTVESYWPYATTLFDYIKRAMPFSAPGSLTDDQVYSVVAYILAEGKVIKLTEVMNAQTLPKVAMPNKDGFIPDSRPELELYH from the coding sequence ATGTCCATGCATAAAAAAACCCTGTTGCTGATTGCGGGCGTCGTCCTGATGCTTTCAGGCAGCGCACAGGCTCAATCGATCATCGATCACTATGGCTTCGGCAAGCAGGCCACCGATCAGGATATCGCCAGATATTTCTCGATCCCGCCGTCCGGACGGGGGCTTCCCGCTGGCAGCGGCACCGCGAAAGCCGGCGCGACCGTCTTTGCCGATAATTGCGCGATTTGTCACGGCGACAAGTTGGAGGGAAATCCGGCGAAGGGAATCGGCGGCGACAAGCTGCTCGGTGGTCGTGGCTCGCTGGCGACCAAGACGCCGGTCAAGACCGTCGAAAGCTATTGGCCCTACGCCACGACGCTGTTCGATTACATCAAGCGAGCGATGCCGTTCAGCGCGCCGGGCTCGCTGACCGACGATCAGGTCTACAGCGTGGTCGCTTACATTCTTGCGGAAGGCAAGGTCATCAAACTGACCGAAGTGATGAACGCGCAGACCCTTCCGAAGGTCGCAATGCCCAACAAGGACGGCTTCATTCCCGACAGCCGGCCCGAATTGGAGCTGTATCACTAA